One Acidobacteriaceae bacterium genomic region harbors:
- a CDS encoding lipid-binding SYLF domain-containing protein, producing MKKVLATLSGFFLLAGLIPARAADMGTLNERLSSAADVIQQIMSTPDRGIPSSILAGASCVVVIPKYKKGAFVVGAQYGQGVATCRTPRGWSAPVFVKLEGGSFGWQIGGQSTDLVLVAMNQKGLQDMLKNKFKIGGDAAASAGPVGRNAQAGTDWKLNAEFLTYSRSKGLFAGLDLDGTVLNQNNDDMAAEYGSPIPFETVLNGGTPVPANARHFVSTVARYFVAAKQR from the coding sequence ATGAAGAAAGTTCTTGCAACACTGTCCGGTTTTTTCCTGCTTGCGGGTCTGATTCCCGCCCGTGCCGCCGACATGGGCACACTCAATGAACGGCTAAGCTCCGCCGCTGACGTCATTCAGCAGATCATGTCCACCCCCGACAGGGGCATCCCCAGCTCAATCCTCGCCGGCGCCTCCTGCGTCGTGGTCATCCCGAAATATAAGAAGGGCGCCTTCGTGGTCGGCGCGCAGTACGGCCAGGGCGTCGCCACCTGCCGCACCCCGCGCGGCTGGAGTGCTCCCGTTTTCGTCAAGCTCGAAGGCGGTAGCTTCGGCTGGCAGATCGGCGGACAATCAACCGACCTCGTCCTCGTTGCCATGAACCAGAAGGGCCTCCAGGACATGCTCAAGAACAAGTTCAAGATCGGCGGTGATGCCGCCGCATCCGCCGGCCCCGTAGGCCGCAACGCCCAGGCCGGCACCGACTGGAAGCTCAACGCCGAGTTCCTCACCTACTCCCGTTCCAAAGGCCTCTTCGCCGGCCTCGACCTCGACGGAACTGTCCTCAACCAGAACAACGATGACATGGCCGCCGAGTACGGCAGCCCCATCCCGTTCGAAACGGTCCTGAACGGTGGCACGCCCGTTCCAGCGAACGCACGCCACTTCGTCAGCACCGTCGCCCGTTACTTCGTCGCCGCCAAGCAGCGCTAA
- a CDS encoding HU family DNA-binding protein has protein sequence MIKQDLVQRIVERTGLPRTKAEAAVDAIFEGMKKALGRSDRIELRGFGVFTVKPRKTGVGRNPRTGAEVSISPGSAVRFKPGKELHLVG, from the coding sequence GTGATCAAGCAGGATTTAGTTCAGCGCATCGTAGAGCGCACCGGCTTGCCCCGTACCAAGGCGGAGGCCGCGGTAGACGCTATCTTCGAAGGCATGAAAAAGGCGCTTGGCCGCTCAGACAGAATTGAGCTGCGAGGTTTTGGGGTGTTTACCGTGAAACCGCGGAAGACCGGCGTGGGGAGGAATCCGCGCACGGGGGCCGAGGTCAGCATTTCACCGGGAAGCGCGGTCCGGTTCAAGCCGGGCAAAGAGCTGCACCTGGTCGGGTAG
- the lpxD gene encoding UDP-3-O-(3-hydroxymyristoyl)glucosamine N-acyltransferase — protein MSPKSLTGRQLAELVGAAEHPRAQLTRVAAVEDADTHSIVFAQDEASLHHAIASKAGAILASHNKLANPSAFDDPRILWVRDPRYAMAVAARALTPQPTESDIHPSAVIHPSAKLGARTRVGAGTVIEANAILGDDCTIAANVTICQGVHIGHRVVVQPGAVLGSLGFGYARNRETGEYLLFPQQGILVIEDDVEIGANTTIDRGALGGTRIGEGTKLDNLVHIGHNCNIGKNVIMAAQVGISGSCTIEDGAILAGQVGLGDHVHIGPGVVLGGQGGVFPGKEITGPGQVFAGTPAEPLANYLKSLARIRRLK, from the coding sequence ATGAGCCCAAAATCACTCACCGGCCGCCAACTCGCCGAACTCGTCGGCGCTGCCGAGCACCCCAGGGCGCAACTCACGCGCGTCGCCGCAGTCGAAGACGCCGACACCCACTCCATCGTCTTCGCGCAGGACGAAGCCTCGCTCCACCACGCCATCGCCTCCAAAGCCGGCGCCATCCTCGCCTCGCACAACAAGCTCGCCAATCCCTCAGCATTCGACGACCCGCGAATCCTCTGGGTCCGCGACCCGCGCTACGCCATGGCCGTCGCCGCCCGCGCCCTCACCCCACAGCCCACCGAATCCGACATCCATCCCTCCGCGGTCATCCACCCCTCCGCAAAGCTCGGCGCACGTACCCGCGTCGGCGCCGGCACCGTCATCGAAGCCAACGCCATCCTCGGCGACGACTGCACCATCGCCGCGAACGTCACCATCTGCCAGGGCGTCCACATCGGCCATCGCGTCGTCGTGCAGCCCGGAGCCGTCCTCGGCTCCCTCGGCTTCGGCTACGCCCGCAATCGCGAGACCGGCGAATATCTCCTCTTCCCGCAGCAAGGCATCCTCGTCATCGAAGACGATGTCGAAATCGGTGCCAACACCACCATCGATCGCGGGGCCTTAGGTGGGACTCGAATCGGCGAAGGCACAAAGCTCGACAACCTCGTCCACATCGGCCACAACTGCAACATCGGCAAAAACGTCATCATGGCCGCGCAGGTTGGCATCTCCGGCTCCTGCACCATCGAAGACGGTGCCATCCTCGCCGGCCAGGTCGGCCTCGGCGACCACGTCCACATCGGCCCCGGCGTCGTCCTCGGCGGCCAGGGCGGCGTCTTCCCAGGCAAAGAGATCACCGGCCCCGGCCAGGTCTTCGCCGGCACTCCCGCCGAACCCCTCGCCAACTACCTCAAATCCCTCGCCCGCATCCGCCGCCTCAAATAG
- the fbp gene encoding class 1 fructose-bisphosphatase has protein sequence MITSVQQHIRQQQENFKEASGTFSWLLSGITLATKMVEAKIRLGGLSDTLGAKGSINVQGEVQQKLDVYANEVLLHTLGGRDSVAALVSEENEEPVIINADPESGKYIVVFDPLDGSSNIDVNVNVGTIFSIHKRLPGENLETAILQPGHKQVAAGYVVYGPSTMLVYTAGNGVHGFTLDHSIGAFVLTNEEMHMPEQGPYYSTNEANETTWPLPYQQFVNRLRRGQLNGQAYSSRYIGSLVADFHRTLLKGGVFLYPPTQKALKGKLRLLYEANPLAFIAEQAGGAAINGEHRILDLQPESIHQRTSFVVGSRVEVEALQSLVAKEAAYVRKEG, from the coding sequence ATGATCACCAGCGTGCAGCAGCACATCCGCCAACAGCAGGAAAACTTCAAAGAGGCCAGCGGCACCTTCTCCTGGCTGCTCAGCGGTATCACGCTCGCCACCAAGATGGTTGAAGCCAAGATCCGCCTCGGTGGACTAAGCGACACCCTCGGCGCGAAGGGCTCCATAAACGTCCAGGGCGAGGTTCAGCAGAAGCTCGATGTCTACGCCAATGAAGTTCTTCTCCACACTCTCGGCGGTCGCGACTCGGTCGCCGCGCTCGTCAGCGAAGAAAACGAAGAACCGGTCATCATCAACGCCGACCCCGAATCAGGCAAATACATCGTCGTCTTCGACCCGCTCGATGGCTCCTCCAACATCGACGTCAACGTCAACGTCGGTACCATCTTCAGCATCCATAAACGGCTCCCTGGCGAAAACCTCGAAACCGCCATCCTGCAACCCGGTCACAAGCAGGTCGCCGCCGGTTATGTCGTCTACGGCCCATCCACGATGCTGGTCTACACCGCCGGCAACGGCGTGCACGGCTTCACACTCGATCACTCCATTGGCGCCTTCGTCCTCACCAACGAAGAGATGCACATGCCCGAGCAAGGCCCCTACTACTCCACAAACGAAGCGAATGAGACCACATGGCCGCTTCCCTATCAGCAGTTCGTCAATCGCCTCCGTCGCGGCCAGCTCAACGGCCAGGCCTACAGCTCGCGGTACATCGGCAGCCTCGTCGCAGACTTCCATCGCACGCTCCTCAAAGGAGGCGTCTTCCTCTACCCGCCCACACAAAAGGCGTTGAAAGGCAAGCTCCGTCTCCTCTACGAAGCCAACCCACTCGCCTTCATCGCTGAGCAGGCCGGTGGCGCCGCCATCAACGGCGAACACCGCATCCTCGATCTCCAACCCGAATCCATCCATCAGCGCACTTCCTTCGTCGTCGGGAGCCGCGTCGAAGTCGAAGCCCTGCAGTCTCTCGTGGCAAAAGAAGCTGCATATGTAAGGAAAGAAGGCTGA
- a CDS encoding lysophospholipid acyltransferase family protein, protein MTVAAKPQPARRPSLREWLEYIALRLIVATLKWLPRSISRALGAAIGALAWHLVARLRRIGLRNLSLAFPDMPAPERERILRKLYRYLGWQMSEFCRMPRATRADAQKFFRYEGLEHFLAARSRGNGVLVLTGHLGAWELSSFYHSLMGRPMSMVIRRLDNPLVDTFVNRIRCLHGNRVLHKDDFARGLLQAMQRGDTVGILMDTNMTPPQGVFVPFFGTLACTASGLARVAAHSKAAVLPGFMLWEPDEHRYVLHFGPELNLTRTDDSAADALANTALFTATIESWIRRYPEQWLWVHRRWKTRPEGEETLYS, encoded by the coding sequence TTGACCGTCGCCGCCAAACCACAGCCCGCAAGACGTCCCTCCCTTCGCGAGTGGCTGGAATACATTGCTCTCCGCCTCATCGTCGCCACGCTCAAGTGGCTGCCGCGCTCCATCTCTCGCGCCCTCGGCGCCGCCATCGGCGCTCTCGCATGGCACCTCGTCGCACGTCTTCGCCGCATCGGCCTGCGCAACCTCTCACTCGCCTTCCCTGACATGCCCGCGCCGGAACGCGAGCGCATCCTCCGCAAGCTCTACCGCTACCTCGGCTGGCAGATGTCCGAGTTCTGCCGCATGCCCCGCGCCACTCGCGCCGACGCCCAAAAATTCTTCCGTTACGAAGGCCTCGAGCACTTCCTCGCCGCCCGCAGCCGCGGCAACGGCGTCCTCGTCCTCACGGGCCACCTCGGCGCCTGGGAGCTCTCCAGCTTCTACCACTCCCTCATGGGCCGCCCCATGAGCATGGTCATCCGCCGCCTCGACAACCCCCTCGTCGACACCTTCGTCAATCGCATCCGCTGCCTCCACGGCAACCGCGTCCTCCACAAAGACGACTTCGCCCGCGGCCTCCTCCAGGCCATGCAGCGCGGCGACACCGTCGGCATCCTCATGGACACCAACATGACGCCCCCGCAAGGCGTCTTTGTTCCCTTCTTCGGCACGCTCGCCTGCACCGCCTCCGGCCTCGCCCGCGTCGCCGCACACTCTAAAGCCGCCGTCCTTCCCGGCTTCATGCTCTGGGAACCCGACGAGCATCGCTACGTCCTCCACTTCGGCCCCGAGCTCAACCTCACCCGCACCGATGACTCGGCAGCCGACGCACTCGCCAACACTGCCCTCTTCACGGCTACCATTGAGTCCTGGATCCGCCGCTACCCCGAGCAGTGGCTCTGGGTCCACCGCCGCTGGAAGACCCGCCCCGAAGGCGAGGAGACTCTCTACTCATGA
- a CDS encoding lipid-binding SYLF domain-containing protein yields MKKFLGALCGFAMLAGLIPARAADMHKMDGRLNAAADVIQEIMSTPDRGIPEGIVEKARCVVVVPHYKKGAFVIGAEYGQGVATCRTGHGWSAPVFVKLEGGSFGWQIGGQSTDLVLIAMNQNGLESALKSKVKLGADASAAAGPVGRNAEASTDIVMNAQFLTYSRAKGLFAGLDLSGTALSENHDDMDAEYGNGDFEAILHHDTAVPPNAQHFVSTVARYFVVAREH; encoded by the coding sequence ATGAAAAAGTTCTTAGGTGCACTCTGTGGCTTCGCGATGCTCGCGGGCCTCATCCCCGCCCGCGCCGCTGATATGCACAAGATGGACGGCCGGCTCAACGCCGCCGCCGACGTGATTCAGGAGATCATGTCAACGCCCGACAGGGGTATCCCCGAGGGCATCGTCGAGAAGGCTCGCTGCGTCGTCGTCGTTCCCCACTACAAGAAGGGAGCGTTCGTCATCGGTGCAGAGTACGGCCAGGGCGTCGCCACCTGCCGCACCGGACATGGCTGGAGCGCACCTGTCTTCGTCAAGCTCGAAGGCGGCAGCTTCGGTTGGCAGATCGGTGGTCAGTCCACCGACCTCGTGCTCATTGCGATGAATCAGAACGGTCTCGAATCAGCGCTCAAGAGCAAGGTCAAACTCGGTGCGGACGCTTCCGCAGCCGCTGGCCCTGTTGGCCGCAATGCTGAGGCAAGCACCGATATCGTGATGAATGCGCAATTCCTCACCTATTCTCGCGCCAAGGGCCTCTTCGCCGGCTTGGATCTCTCTGGCACCGCGCTCTCCGAAAACCATGACGACATGGACGCTGAGTACGGCAACGGTGACTTCGAAGCGATCCTGCACCACGACACCGCTGTCCCGCCGAACGCGCAACACTTCGTCTCTACCGTGGCCCGATACTTCGTCGTCGCGCGCGAACACTAG
- a CDS encoding alanyl-tRNA editing protein, with translation MPTQTTSQRLYYDSPILEFTAHISDIRLVDKDPAAPPDSAQLWQVALDRTAFYPEGGGQPWDIGVLIATAPSGTTLEIPVERVLEDESGEVWHFVRKPLTEGTEITGKIDFDRRTDHEQQHSGQHLLSAIFLRELNARTVSFHLGAESSTIDLTLPEGMDKLSEEDLRRVEETTNRVVYENRPLITHWVERPLAEQMLARGDLRKLPPLEGPFRIVQMQGIEFNACGGTHVRSTGEIGSILLRRVEKVRNGWRVEFVCGLRAIRSARRDYTLLDTVARTLTVSRADVPDRVEKLLEDKKAQAKEIKKLTAALTPRG, from the coding sequence ATGCCCACGCAAACCACCTCCCAGCGCCTCTATTACGACTCGCCTATCCTCGAGTTCACCGCACATATCAGCGACATCCGCCTCGTCGACAAAGATCCCGCTGCGCCGCCCGACTCCGCACAGCTCTGGCAGGTCGCGCTCGACCGCACCGCCTTCTACCCGGAAGGCGGCGGCCAACCCTGGGACATCGGCGTCCTCATCGCCACCGCGCCCAGCGGCACTACGCTTGAGATCCCCGTAGAGCGCGTCCTGGAAGATGAATCCGGCGAAGTCTGGCACTTCGTCCGCAAACCCCTCACCGAAGGCACCGAGATCACCGGCAAGATCGACTTCGACCGCCGCACCGACCACGAGCAGCAGCACTCCGGCCAGCATCTCCTCTCCGCCATCTTCCTGCGCGAGCTCAACGCGCGCACCGTCTCGTTCCACCTCGGCGCCGAAAGCTCCACCATCGACCTTACCCTCCCCGAAGGGATGGACAAGCTTAGCGAAGAGGATCTCCGCCGCGTCGAAGAAACCACCAACCGAGTCGTCTACGAGAACCGTCCACTCATCACCCACTGGGTCGAGCGACCACTGGCCGAACAGATGCTCGCGCGCGGCGACCTCCGCAAGCTCCCGCCGCTCGAAGGCCCCTTCCGCATCGTTCAAATGCAGGGCATCGAGTTCAACGCCTGCGGCGGCACCCACGTCCGCAGCACCGGCGAGATCGGCTCCATCCTCCTCCGCCGGGTCGAAAAGGTCCGCAACGGCTGGCGCGTGGAGTTCGTCTGCGGCCTCCGCGCCATCCGCTCCGCCCGCCGCGACTACACGCTCCTCGACACCGTCGCCCGCACCCTCACCGTCTCCCGCGCCGACGTTCCGGATCGCGTCGAAAAACTCCTCGAAGACAAGAAGGCACAAGCGAAAGAGATCAAGAAACTGACCGCTGCTCTCACCCCGCGCGGCTGA
- the dcd gene encoding dCTP deaminase: MSIKSDKWIRQQALQHRMIEPFSEKQVREGVISYGLSSYGYDLRVSDEFKIFTNVNSAIIDPKAFDERSFVTVQAPSVIIPPNSFALARSIEYFRIPRDVLTICVGKSTYARCGIIVNVTPFEPEWEGFVTLEISNTTPLPARVYANEGLCQILFFQSDEACEVSYGDRNGKYQRQQGIVLPKL; the protein is encoded by the coding sequence ATGTCGATCAAAAGCGATAAATGGATTCGTCAGCAGGCCCTTCAACACCGCATGATTGAGCCCTTCAGCGAGAAACAGGTCCGCGAGGGTGTCATCTCTTACGGCCTCTCGTCCTACGGTTACGACCTCCGCGTCTCCGACGAATTCAAGATTTTCACCAACGTCAACAGCGCCATCATTGATCCCAAAGCCTTCGACGAGCGCTCTTTCGTGACGGTTCAGGCTCCCAGCGTTATCATTCCTCCGAACTCGTTCGCACTCGCGCGCTCCATTGAATACTTCCGGATTCCGCGCGATGTGCTCACGATATGCGTCGGAAAGAGCACCTACGCCCGTTGCGGCATCATCGTCAACGTAACCCCGTTTGAGCCCGAGTGGGAAGGGTTTGTCACACTTGAGATCTCAAACACCACTCCGCTGCCCGCGCGCGTCTATGCCAACGAAGGGCTTTGTCAGATACTCTTCTTCCAGAGCGATGAGGCGTGTGAGGTAAGTTATGGCGATCGCAACGGCAAGTACCAGCGCCAGCAGGGCATCGTACTTCCGAAACTTTAG
- the priA gene encoding primosomal protein N': MPLYADVALPVPLDRAFTYSLGDLTAEVGARVLVPFSGQRLLGVVVALHDNPPAPEIETKRIERLLDDAALLSPELLELARWIAQYYCAPLGEVLRGMLPLTAEVRRHWVYRIAEQGRNVLYEGSVKGSSRRSRLSPEDQNREYAVLNYLEPGESAKLSAIRSATGANKAMLDAMVKKRWLLREPLTEQRDARRLETVAVLESESAEQTPEASQPNKRLPKLNDNQLAVMAELAGCGGRELLRELRTRLSRRGVPDSTVNTLVRRGLIRLEEAAQAFHVTSLATHGKRFAHEHTLNESQTEALASIVAAMQRNTFAPHLLYGVTGSGKTAVYVAAMQRALANNKSALLLVPEIGLTPATAAQMVAAFGSEVALLHSQLTPDERAEQWHRIRRGEARIVVGTRSAVFAPMPALGLILVDEEHDGSYKQEETPRYHARDVAVMRAKLLGIPVVLGSATPSLESWNNAERGRYARIEMLERVQSRPLPTVEMIDMRAEFRETGQEQLFARQLIEETQSTLDRNEQVIILLNRRGYSFVVMCRSCGEKIECENCAISLTYHKHSDESDLSGPARVGARLECHYCGFRRGVPSHCPKCNSEHLFFLGAGSQQGEERLQELFPNARIGRMDRDTVRTRGDMERILQRLHSGEINLLVGTQMIAKGHDIHGVTLVGVVGADFALGLPDFRAAERVFQLLTQVSGRAGRGDKPGRVLVQTYQPDHYVNKFAREHDYTGFAAREMYFRRAMRYPPFAALANVLIQSEQLEEVLAISTQLARWLAANRPESVRILGPAPAPIPRIKRIYRYHMLLKSERRDALSALLRSILAHIEAANIPRRNVTIDVDALHLM, from the coding sequence GTGCCCCTCTACGCTGACGTCGCGCTGCCGGTCCCTCTCGACCGCGCCTTCACCTACTCGCTCGGCGATCTCACCGCCGAAGTCGGCGCACGCGTCCTCGTCCCCTTTTCCGGCCAGCGCCTCCTCGGCGTTGTCGTCGCCCTGCATGACAACCCACCCGCGCCCGAGATCGAGACCAAACGCATCGAGCGCCTCCTCGACGACGCCGCATTGCTCTCACCCGAGCTCCTCGAACTCGCCCGCTGGATCGCGCAGTACTACTGCGCGCCGCTTGGTGAAGTCCTTCGCGGCATGCTTCCACTCACCGCCGAGGTCCGCCGCCACTGGGTCTACCGCATCGCCGAGCAGGGCCGCAACGTCCTCTACGAAGGCTCCGTGAAAGGCTCCTCGCGGCGTTCGCGCCTCAGCCCCGAAGACCAGAACCGCGAGTACGCCGTCCTCAACTACCTCGAGCCCGGCGAGTCCGCCAAGCTCTCCGCCATTCGTTCCGCCACCGGCGCAAACAAAGCCATGCTCGACGCGATGGTGAAGAAGCGCTGGCTCCTCCGCGAACCCCTCACCGAACAGCGCGACGCCCGCCGCCTCGAAACCGTCGCCGTCCTTGAAAGTGAATCGGCCGAGCAAACCCCCGAAGCCTCACAACCTAACAAACGCCTGCCCAAGCTCAACGACAACCAACTCGCCGTCATGGCCGAACTCGCCGGCTGCGGCGGCCGTGAACTCCTTCGCGAACTGCGCACGCGCCTCTCTCGCCGCGGCGTTCCCGACTCCACCGTCAACACGCTCGTGCGCCGCGGCCTCATCCGCCTCGAAGAAGCCGCGCAGGCCTTCCACGTCACCTCGCTCGCCACGCACGGCAAGCGCTTCGCGCACGAGCACACCCTCAACGAATCTCAAACAGAAGCCCTCGCCAGCATCGTCGCCGCCATGCAGCGCAACACCTTTGCGCCGCACCTGCTCTACGGCGTCACCGGCTCCGGCAAGACCGCCGTCTACGTTGCCGCGATGCAACGCGCTCTCGCTAACAACAAATCCGCGCTCCTCCTCGTCCCCGAAATCGGCCTCACGCCCGCAACCGCCGCCCAAATGGTCGCAGCCTTCGGCTCCGAAGTCGCCCTCCTCCACTCGCAGCTCACGCCCGACGAGCGCGCCGAGCAGTGGCACCGCATTCGCCGCGGCGAGGCCCGCATCGTCGTCGGCACGCGCAGCGCCGTCTTCGCGCCCATGCCAGCACTCGGCCTCATCCTCGTCGACGAAGAGCACGACGGCTCCTATAAGCAGGAAGAAACCCCGCGCTACCACGCCCGCGACGTCGCCGTAATGCGCGCCAAACTTCTCGGCATACCAGTCGTCCTCGGCTCCGCCACACCCTCGCTGGAATCCTGGAACAACGCCGAGCGCGGCCGCTACGCGCGCATCGAGATGCTCGAGCGCGTTCAGTCCCGCCCGCTTCCCACCGTCGAAATGATCGACATGCGCGCCGAGTTCCGCGAAACCGGACAGGAGCAGCTCTTCGCTCGCCAGCTCATCGAAGAAACTCAGTCCACGCTAGACCGCAACGAGCAGGTCATCATCCTCCTCAATCGCCGCGGCTACTCCTTCGTCGTCATGTGCCGTTCCTGCGGCGAAAAGATCGAATGCGAAAACTGCGCCATCTCGCTCACCTACCACAAGCACTCTGACGAATCAGACCTCAGCGGCCCCGCACGCGTCGGCGCTCGCCTCGAGTGTCACTACTGCGGCTTCCGGCGCGGCGTTCCCAGCCACTGCCCGAAGTGCAATAGCGAACATCTCTTCTTCCTCGGAGCAGGTTCACAGCAAGGCGAAGAGCGCCTCCAGGAGCTCTTCCCCAACGCGCGGATCGGCCGCATGGACCGCGACACCGTCCGCACGCGCGGCGACATGGAGCGCATCCTCCAGCGCCTGCACTCCGGCGAGATCAACCTCCTCGTCGGCACGCAGATGATCGCCAAGGGCCACGACATTCACGGTGTCACCCTCGTCGGTGTCGTCGGTGCTGATTTCGCCCTCGGCCTTCCTGACTTCCGCGCCGCCGAGCGCGTCTTCCAGCTCCTCACGCAGGTCAGCGGCCGCGCCGGCCGCGGCGACAAACCCGGCCGCGTCCTCGTCCAGACCTACCAGCCCGACCACTACGTCAACAAATTCGCCCGCGAGCACGACTACACCGGCTTCGCCGCGCGCGAAATGTACTTCCGCCGCGCCATGCGCTACCCGCCCTTCGCCGCGCTCGCCAACGTGCTCATCCAAAGCGAGCAGCTCGAAGAGGTCCTCGCCATCAGCACGCAACTCGCCCGTTGGCTCGCCGCCAATCGCCCCGAAAGCGTGCGCATCCTTGGCCCCGCGCCCGCACCGATTCCGCGCATCAAGCGCATCTACCGCTATCACATGCTGCTGAAATCCGAGCGCCGTGACGCCCTCAGCGCCCTGCTCCGCAGCATTCTGGCCCACATCGAAGCCGCAAATATCCCGCGCCGCAACGTCACGATCGACGTCGACGCACTTCACCTGATGTAG
- a CDS encoding response regulator transcription factor encodes MTNPALARIGLVASDPLRLVGMEAILADLPGMEAVPLELDQLGSRPDVAVLILEGRSGGDTLHDLIAKVRREHPQLRIVVVGEGLDPLVIEQVIGAGAKGYLAETASEAEIRMALEVVLDGSVWAPRKVLAKLIEGGSTTASSASVSGDRIEKRMTAREREVLELLMDGRSNRAIAEALGIDEATVKAHLGRMLRKTGAHNRVELTLRAIEERSTH; translated from the coding sequence ATGACTAATCCAGCATTGGCGAGAATCGGCCTTGTCGCCTCCGACCCGCTTCGTCTGGTCGGCATGGAAGCCATTCTCGCCGACCTGCCCGGCATGGAAGCCGTGCCCCTCGAACTCGATCAGCTTGGCTCCAGACCCGATGTCGCGGTTCTCATTCTGGAAGGCCGCAGCGGCGGTGACACGCTCCACGACCTAATCGCCAAGGTGCGCCGCGAGCATCCGCAACTGCGCATCGTCGTTGTCGGTGAAGGCCTCGATCCCCTGGTCATCGAGCAGGTCATCGGCGCCGGCGCCAAAGGCTATCTCGCCGAAACTGCCAGCGAAGCCGAGATCCGGATGGCCCTCGAAGTCGTCCTCGACGGCTCCGTCTGGGCCCCTCGCAAAGTGCTCGCAAAGCTGATCGAGGGCGGCAGTACCACTGCGTCTTCTGCCTCCGTCAGTGGGGATCGCATTGAAAAGCGCATGACCGCCCGCGAACGCGAGGTCCTCGAGCTCCTCATGGACGGCCGTTCCAATCGCGCCATCGCCGAAGCCCTCGGCATCGACGAAGCCACCGTGAAGGCCCATCTCGGCCGCATGTTGCGCAAAACAGGCGCTCACAACCGGGTCGAACTCACGCTGCGCGCCATCGAAGAGCGATCCACGCATTGA